The proteins below are encoded in one region of Streptomyces sp. NBC_00490:
- a CDS encoding NAD-dependent epimerase/dehydratase family protein has protein sequence MDDAERTPVLVTGGSGFVGSHLVKRLLERGHRVRTTVRSTADSPKTRPLRAMQAEFPDRLDLFEADLLAEGSFDEAARGCGTVFHVASPFLVPERIKDGRKDVVEPALLGTRNVLGTIDRTPAVRRLVLTSTVGAIFGDYADVREMKDGILTEEYVNTTSTVENNPYHYAKTVAEQAAWDAAKAQDRWSMVAVNPGLILGPSLTPASESGSLFLLEELFKGYFFYGAPDFSFTTVDVRDVADAHIAAAENPRAHGRYILAAPTMTSFHDMSRILRAEYPRNLRLPRTRLPHWPVRILGPAFGLTQDYIRKHLGIRFEVDNSRSIDELGLTYRPIEETVLDHYRAWRASAG, from the coding sequence GTGGACGACGCGGAGAGGACCCCGGTCCTGGTGACCGGCGGCAGCGGCTTTGTGGGCAGCCACTTGGTGAAACGGCTCCTGGAGCGCGGCCATCGGGTCCGTACGACGGTCCGCAGCACCGCCGACTCGCCGAAGACCCGGCCCCTGCGCGCGATGCAGGCCGAATTCCCGGACCGGCTCGACCTGTTCGAGGCGGACCTGCTCGCCGAGGGCTCCTTCGACGAGGCGGCCCGGGGCTGCGGGACCGTCTTCCACGTCGCCTCCCCGTTCCTCGTACCGGAGAGGATCAAGGACGGCCGCAAGGACGTGGTGGAGCCCGCGCTCCTCGGCACCCGCAATGTGCTCGGCACCATCGACCGCACCCCGGCCGTCCGCCGACTCGTCCTCACGTCCACCGTCGGCGCGATCTTCGGCGACTACGCCGACGTACGGGAGATGAAGGACGGGATCCTCACGGAGGAGTACGTCAACACCACCAGCACGGTGGAGAACAACCCCTACCACTACGCCAAGACGGTCGCCGAGCAGGCGGCCTGGGACGCGGCGAAGGCACAGGACCGCTGGAGCATGGTGGCGGTCAACCCGGGCCTGATCCTGGGCCCTTCGCTCACCCCCGCCTCGGAGTCCGGCAGCCTCTTCCTCCTGGAGGAGCTCTTCAAGGGCTACTTCTTCTACGGCGCCCCGGACTTCAGCTTCACCACCGTCGACGTGCGGGACGTCGCGGACGCGCACATCGCCGCGGCCGAGAACCCGCGGGCGCACGGCCGCTACATCCTCGCGGCGCCGACCATGACGTCCTTCCACGACATGTCCCGCATCCTGCGCGCCGAGTACCCGAGGAACCTCCGCCTGCCCCGGACCCGGCTGCCCCACTGGCCGGTTCGCATCCTGGGTCCGGCGTTCGGCCTCACCCAGGACTACATCCGCAAGCACCTCGGCATCCGCTTCGAGGTCGACAACAGCCGCAGCATCGACGAACTGGGCCTCACCTACCGCCCGATCGAGGAAACGGTCCTGGACCACTACCGGGCCTGGCGGGCATCGGCGGGATGA
- a CDS encoding luciferase domain-containing protein — protein MTLAERAFERLHVWPDLRAGHPSCGTGRALRSPHGEIVHFHSDRDVDLHLTGRTIERFARDLQGSTAIHLVPGSRWVTVHLDCDTDVDLLLSLVSMALKAYQGQAGESAATCNFRRVTVVPRDIPA, from the coding sequence ATGACTCTCGCCGAGCGCGCCTTCGAGCGCCTCCACGTCTGGCCCGACCTCCGCGCGGGTCACCCCAGTTGCGGGACCGGGCGGGCCCTGCGCTCCCCGCACGGCGAGATCGTGCACTTCCACTCCGACCGGGACGTGGACCTGCATCTGACCGGCCGCACGATCGAGCGCTTCGCGCGGGACCTCCAGGGCTCCACCGCCATCCACCTGGTCCCCGGTTCCCGCTGGGTCACCGTCCACCTGGACTGCGACACCGACGTCGACCTGCTGCTGAGCCTGGTCAGCATGGCCCTCAAGGCGTACCAGGGACAGGCCGGCGAGTCCGCGGCCACCTGCAACTTCCGGAGGGTGACGGTCGTACCCCGCGACATACCGGCGTAG
- a CDS encoding lysyl oxidase family protein, protein MTSQQHRNRSRWKRPALAAGAALTVVVTAAGAAPGAGAAQAATPGKPKLKLIAASNSVTLDRWQGEPGVYLDLGTYVTVDNAPLEFKVTRKSYKDPVVAKQVFRHGGTTTTKALPTGLVKDFSGLPGFLEVSVKDANGTEVAKSKGNFCPNNASGRLRPDAPATSHYPESCPTNPFTLGSVWGVEKGWASNSSTVDYDKPVDLPVGEYTAKVSVAKKYRDLFGIPNDSPTIKVTVRQPSENGGVGRGMTAHQGGAHGSAHGSAHGSAQGMAHHYGPRGADEPTPGALSHALEDRGLAHHLGDGPGHTDGSRIAAALRPNSTRPTGRAGVPADVPKPDLRSLPAWDIAITDGEDGDVPGKDYLAFSANVWNAGPAPLVVDGFRKPGGDLMDAYQYFYDAKGKQVGYTPTGTMEWDPRIGHEHWHFTDFASYRLLSEDKTREVRSGKEAFCLANTDAVDYTVKNANWKPYNTDLSTACGEQNSISVREVLDVGSGDTYTQYRPGQSFDITDLPNGTYYIQVIANPEKRLQETNLKNNVALRKVILSGEPGKRTVKVPPHDLINAP, encoded by the coding sequence ATGACCAGTCAGCAACACCGCAACCGCAGCCGCTGGAAGCGCCCCGCGCTCGCCGCCGGCGCCGCGCTCACCGTCGTCGTCACCGCAGCCGGAGCGGCGCCCGGCGCCGGGGCCGCGCAGGCCGCCACACCCGGCAAGCCGAAGCTCAAGCTGATCGCCGCCTCGAACTCCGTGACGCTCGACCGGTGGCAGGGGGAGCCCGGGGTCTACCTGGACCTCGGCACGTATGTCACCGTCGACAACGCGCCCCTGGAGTTCAAGGTGACGCGCAAGTCGTACAAGGACCCCGTCGTCGCCAAGCAGGTCTTCCGCCACGGCGGCACGACGACGACCAAGGCGCTGCCCACCGGGCTCGTGAAGGACTTCTCCGGGCTCCCCGGGTTCCTGGAGGTGTCCGTCAAGGACGCGAACGGGACGGAGGTCGCCAAGAGCAAGGGGAACTTCTGCCCCAACAACGCCTCCGGCCGGCTCCGGCCGGACGCGCCCGCCACCTCGCACTATCCGGAGAGCTGCCCCACCAACCCGTTCACCCTCGGGTCGGTGTGGGGTGTCGAGAAGGGCTGGGCGTCCAACTCCAGCACCGTCGACTACGACAAGCCCGTGGACCTGCCGGTGGGTGAGTACACCGCGAAGGTGTCCGTGGCGAAGAAGTACCGGGACCTCTTCGGGATCCCGAACGACTCGCCGACCATCAAGGTCACCGTCCGCCAGCCCAGCGAGAACGGCGGTGTCGGCCGCGGCATGACCGCCCACCAGGGCGGCGCGCACGGCTCGGCCCATGGCTCGGCTCACGGCTCGGCCCAGGGGATGGCCCACCACTACGGCCCGCGCGGCGCCGACGAGCCCACCCCGGGGGCCCTCTCCCACGCCCTGGAGGACCGTGGCCTCGCCCACCACCTCGGCGACGGCCCCGGCCACACCGACGGCTCGCGCATCGCGGCCGCGCTGCGTCCCAACAGCACCCGCCCCACCGGACGGGCCGGGGTCCCGGCCGACGTGCCCAAGCCGGACCTGCGTTCCCTCCCGGCGTGGGACATCGCCATCACCGACGGCGAGGACGGCGACGTACCCGGCAAGGACTACCTGGCCTTCAGCGCCAACGTCTGGAACGCCGGCCCCGCGCCCCTCGTCGTGGACGGCTTCCGCAAGCCGGGCGGCGATCTGATGGACGCCTACCAGTACTTCTACGACGCGAAGGGCAAGCAGGTCGGCTACACGCCCACCGGCACCATGGAGTGGGACCCGCGCATCGGCCACGAGCACTGGCACTTCACCGACTTCGCCAGCTACCGGCTGCTGAGCGAGGACAAGACCAGGGAGGTGCGCAGCGGCAAGGAGGCGTTCTGTCTCGCCAACACCGACGCCGTGGACTACACGGTGAAGAACGCCAACTGGAAGCCGTACAACACGGACCTGTCGACCGCGTGCGGTGAGCAGAACTCCATCTCGGTCCGCGAGGTCCTGGACGTCGGCTCCGGCGACACCTACACCCAGTACCGCCCCGGCCAGTCCTTCGACATCACGGACCTGCCGAACGGCACGTACTACATCCAGGTCATCGCCAACCCGGAGAAGCGCCTCCAGGAGACGAACCTGAAGAACAACGTCGCCCTGCGCAAGGTGATCCTGAGCGGCGAGCCGGGCAAGCGCACGGTCAAGGTACCGCCGCACGACCTGATCAACGCGCCGTAA
- a CDS encoding sensor histidine kinase, with the protein MKSASPRGCARGAVVGALLALCFVDVLGTLEAGYGLGRPAAVLTVGLTALLWPAARRPDWLTPQLRTAVPALASLLYTASALSPHRTAAFGPGEVAVLLCLLFVAVRHCPPRWAVVCGLLDLAAVLAQPARYSRQLTAGQAPGYVLVGLVLAGLVASLAAYLRSLDYRRTVAVAETRREERLAIAADLHDFVAHHVTGILVQTQVARMMATTQPEDLDPVLAGIEGAATEALASMRRTVGVLRDADEADRRPVGDLAGIGDLVERFGGPVQKVALDRAGVPDDLPHEVQAAAFRVVQEALTNVRRHAADASEVTVRLGLDGGRLTVSVADDGRGGSPLPDAAHGGGFGLVGLKERVTALGGELTAGPRAGHGWETRAAFPLSAE; encoded by the coding sequence ATGAAGTCCGCTTCCCCCCGGGGCTGCGCCCGCGGTGCCGTCGTGGGCGCGCTGCTCGCCCTGTGCTTCGTCGACGTGCTGGGCACGCTGGAGGCGGGCTACGGCCTCGGGCGCCCGGCGGCCGTCCTCACCGTCGGCCTGACCGCGCTGCTGTGGCCGGCCGCACGGCGCCCCGACTGGCTCACCCCGCAGCTGCGCACCGCCGTGCCCGCCCTGGCCTCGCTTCTGTACACGGCGTCGGCGCTCTCCCCCCACCGGACCGCCGCCTTCGGCCCGGGCGAGGTCGCCGTCCTGCTGTGTCTGCTGTTCGTCGCGGTACGGCACTGCCCGCCGCGCTGGGCCGTGGTGTGCGGTCTGCTGGACCTGGCGGCCGTGCTCGCCCAGCCCGCCCGCTACTCCCGGCAGCTGACCGCGGGCCAGGCCCCGGGCTATGTCCTGGTCGGTCTGGTCCTGGCCGGTCTCGTCGCCTCCCTGGCGGCCTATCTGCGCTCCCTCGACTACCGCCGTACCGTCGCCGTCGCCGAGACCCGCCGCGAGGAACGCCTCGCCATCGCCGCCGACCTGCACGACTTCGTGGCCCACCATGTGACCGGCATCCTCGTCCAGACCCAGGTGGCCCGCATGATGGCGACCACCCAGCCGGAGGACCTCGACCCGGTCCTCGCGGGCATCGAGGGCGCCGCGACCGAGGCGCTGGCGTCCATGCGGCGCACGGTCGGTGTGCTGCGGGACGCGGACGAGGCCGACCGGCGCCCGGTGGGCGACCTCGCGGGCATCGGGGACCTGGTGGAACGCTTCGGCGGTCCGGTCCAGAAGGTCGCCCTGGACCGCGCAGGCGTCCCGGACGACCTGCCGCACGAGGTGCAGGCGGCGGCCTTCCGGGTCGTGCAGGAGGCGCTGACGAACGTACGCCGGCACGCGGCCGACGCGAGCGAGGTCACCGTCCGGCTGGGCCTCGACGGCGGCCGTCTGACCGTGTCCGTGGCCGACGACGGCCGGGGCGGCTCCCCGCTCCCGGACGCGGCGCACGGCGGCGGCTTCGGGCTCGTCGGGCTGAAGGAACGGGTGACGGCGCTCGGCGGTGAGCTGACGGCCGGGCCGCGTGCGGGGCACGGGTGGGAGACCAGGGCCGCGTTCCCGCTCTCGGCCGAATGA
- a CDS encoding DUF4333 domain-containing protein encodes MPDSRFLLGVVGGAAAVLALGGIGTHLLSSTESTTALDAYDTVTVDGHKALAPNIVAGRTESLYHPLPWVGVKVHVSCPEGLKAQAGATLTCKGRRTDGTTLDIPVRVVRVTDTHLTWKFDR; translated from the coding sequence ATGCCGGACAGCAGATTCCTCCTCGGTGTCGTCGGCGGTGCCGCCGCGGTACTGGCCCTCGGCGGGATCGGCACCCATCTGCTCTCGTCCACCGAGTCGACGACCGCGCTGGACGCGTACGACACCGTCACGGTCGACGGCCACAAGGCCCTCGCCCCGAACATCGTCGCCGGCCGCACCGAGAGCCTCTACCACCCGCTGCCCTGGGTCGGCGTGAAGGTCCACGTCTCCTGCCCCGAGGGCCTGAAGGCACAGGCCGGGGCGACCCTCACCTGCAAGGGCCGGCGCACCGACGGCACGACGCTCGACATCCCCGTGCGGGTGGTGAGGGTGACGGACACCCACCTCACCTGGAAGTTCGACCGCTGA
- a CDS encoding cytochrome P450 family protein, which produces MEPLTLRTQGPVHRVHVPGSGEAWMVVGWELARAALTDPRLGNDIRHSASWESDGGHAVGRNMLQSDPPLHTRLRRLVAGHFSAGRIGALGPRVEEIAGELIAVLPREGTVDIVGQYALPLPVTVICELLGVPAEERDGFHAWSNELVMPTSPEAAAAAGAALTACLTELTGRKGTLLGDLAGELDGEELLGMAFLLLVAGHETTVNLISATLHGLLSHPDQFALLRDDPALTESAVEEALRLYSPVHTTAFRFAAEPLELAGVRIAAGDAVLVSLAAASRDPLRFPDPDRFDITRRTTGHLGFGHGLHHCLGAPLARMEASVAVRLLLRHRPALAFATDPAELTWRSSTLLRGLAELPLRVG; this is translated from the coding sequence ATGGAACCCCTCACCCTCCGCACCCAAGGTCCCGTCCACCGGGTTCATGTCCCCGGCAGTGGCGAGGCCTGGATGGTTGTCGGGTGGGAGCTCGCGCGGGCGGCGCTCACCGATCCCCGGTTGGGTAACGACATTCGGCACTCCGCGTCCTGGGAGAGCGACGGTGGGCATGCGGTCGGGCGGAACATGTTGCAGAGTGATCCGCCGCTGCACACGCGGTTGCGGCGGCTGGTCGCGGGGCACTTCAGTGCCGGGCGGATCGGTGCGCTGGGGCCGCGGGTCGAGGAGATCGCCGGGGAGCTGATCGCCGTACTGCCACGGGAGGGGACCGTGGACATCGTCGGGCAGTACGCGCTGCCGTTGCCCGTCACCGTGATCTGCGAGCTGCTGGGGGTTCCGGCCGAGGAGCGGGACGGCTTCCACGCCTGGTCGAACGAGCTGGTCATGCCCACCTCGCCGGAGGCGGCCGCCGCGGCGGGGGCGGCGCTGACCGCATGTCTGACCGAGCTGACCGGGCGCAAGGGGACGCTTCTCGGCGACCTGGCGGGAGAGCTCGACGGCGAGGAACTGCTCGGCATGGCCTTCCTGCTGCTCGTCGCCGGGCACGAGACGACCGTCAACCTGATCTCGGCCACCCTCCACGGGCTGCTGTCCCACCCGGACCAGTTCGCCCTCCTCCGCGACGACCCCGCTCTGACCGAGTCCGCCGTCGAGGAGGCACTGCGCCTCTACTCACCCGTGCACACCACCGCGTTCCGGTTCGCCGCCGAGCCCCTGGAGCTCGCGGGTGTCCGCATAGCCGCCGGTGACGCGGTGCTCGTCTCGCTCGCCGCGGCCTCCCGTGACCCGCTCCGCTTCCCCGACCCCGACCGCTTCGACATCACCCGGCGCACGACGGGCCACCTCGGCTTCGGGCACGGCCTGCACCACTGTCTCGGCGCCCCGCTGGCCCGGATGGAGGCCTCCGTCGCCGTACGGCTGCTCCTGCGGCACCGTCCCGCGCTCGCCTTCGCGACCGACCCGGCGGAACTCACCTGGCGCAGCAGCACGTTGCTGCGGGGGCTGGCCGAACTGCCGCTGCGGGTCGGCTGA
- a CDS encoding TetR/AcrR family transcriptional regulator: MCALRRDARRNRELLTEAAHAVFTEHGLDAPLDVIARRAGVGNATLYRHFPTRAALIDAVFRDQLTGTMTAGEEARRAPDAWTGLTAYLDAVFTTLAADRGTNDLMTTRVDGVDSLAAVHAHNRETLELLLRRGHEEGTVRPDATVEDVLFTLAALGRAVPALTAATTPDTWRRPLALLLAGLRTDAPRAPLPGAALTPAELGDVLQELGPHRTA; encoded by the coding sequence ATGTGCGCACTGCGACGCGACGCGCGGCGCAACCGGGAACTGCTGACGGAAGCGGCACACGCCGTCTTCACCGAGCACGGCCTCGACGCCCCGCTCGACGTGATCGCCCGCCGCGCAGGCGTGGGCAACGCGACCCTCTACCGCCACTTCCCGACCCGCGCCGCCCTCATCGACGCCGTCTTCCGCGACCAGCTGACCGGCACGATGACGGCAGGCGAGGAGGCGAGAAGGGCCCCGGACGCCTGGACGGGCCTGACCGCCTACCTGGACGCCGTGTTCACCACGCTGGCCGCCGACCGCGGCACCAACGACCTCATGACCACCCGCGTGGACGGCGTCGACTCCCTGGCAGCCGTGCACGCCCACAACCGCGAGACGCTCGAACTCCTGCTGCGCCGCGGCCACGAGGAGGGGACCGTCCGCCCCGACGCCACCGTCGAGGACGTCCTGTTCACCCTCGCCGCCCTGGGCCGCGCGGTCCCCGCCCTGACCGCCGCGACGACCCCCGACACCTGGCGCCGCCCGCTGGCCCTGCTCCTGGCGGGTCTGCGCACCGACGCGCCTCGGGCCCCCCTGCCGGGCGCGGCCCTGACCCCCGCCGAACTGGGTGACGTACTCCAGGAGTTGGGCCCGCACCGCACGGCGTGA
- a CDS encoding sugar ABC transporter substrate-binding protein: MNVRTAPHRTALLTVASALLLTSCGVVDAVSGSESSASPKKGDDITVGLLLPDKETKRFEKFDYPLIKTRVADLTHGKGTVRYANALASADKQSQQFEQMIAAKVDVVLVDAVDAKAIAPDVQKAKDAGIPVIAYDRLAQGPIDAYISHDNELVGEVQARSILEALGDKAESSKIVMMNGSPADPNTARFKAGALSVLANHVVIAKSYDTEEWKPEIAKANMTKAVQAVGLSNISAVYSANDGMAGAVIDAMKAAGATRIPPVTGQDADLAAVQRILSGEQYMTVYKSFLEEANNAAEMAVAKVKGRSIEFDSLAQDSVDSPTQKDIPSMLVPVVALTKFNIKDTVIRDGVYTVKEICTPEYAADCAAVGLK, translated from the coding sequence GTGAACGTTCGTACCGCCCCCCACAGAACCGCCCTCCTCACCGTCGCCTCGGCGCTGCTGCTCACCTCCTGCGGTGTCGTCGACGCCGTCAGCGGAAGTGAGAGCTCCGCGAGTCCGAAGAAGGGCGACGACATCACGGTGGGCCTGCTCCTGCCCGACAAGGAGACCAAGCGCTTCGAGAAGTTCGACTACCCCCTCATCAAGACGCGGGTCGCCGACCTCACCCACGGCAAGGGCACGGTCCGTTACGCCAACGCCCTGGCGAGCGCGGACAAGCAGAGCCAGCAGTTCGAGCAGATGATCGCGGCCAAGGTGGACGTTGTCCTCGTGGACGCCGTCGACGCCAAGGCCATCGCGCCGGACGTCCAGAAGGCGAAGGACGCGGGCATCCCCGTCATCGCGTACGACCGCCTCGCCCAGGGCCCCATCGACGCGTACATATCGCACGACAACGAACTCGTCGGCGAGGTGCAGGCCCGCTCCATCCTGGAGGCGCTCGGTGACAAGGCCGAGTCCAGCAAGATCGTCATGATGAACGGCTCACCCGCCGACCCCAACACGGCCCGCTTCAAGGCCGGCGCGCTCAGCGTGCTCGCCAATCACGTGGTCATCGCCAAGTCGTACGACACCGAGGAGTGGAAGCCGGAGATCGCCAAGGCCAACATGACCAAGGCCGTCCAGGCGGTCGGACTGAGCAACATCTCCGCGGTCTACTCGGCCAACGACGGCATGGCGGGCGCCGTCATCGACGCGATGAAAGCCGCCGGCGCCACCAGGATCCCACCCGTCACCGGCCAGGACGCCGACCTCGCGGCGGTGCAGCGGATCCTCTCGGGCGAGCAGTACATGACCGTCTACAAGTCCTTCCTCGAAGAGGCCAACAACGCCGCCGAGATGGCCGTCGCCAAGGTCAAGGGCCGCTCCATCGAGTTCGACTCCCTCGCCCAGGACTCCGTCGACAGTCCGACGCAGAAGGACATCCCGTCGATGCTGGTGCCGGTCGTCGCGCTCACGAAGTTCAACATCAAGGACACGGTGATCCGGGACGGGGTCTACACGGTGAAGGAGATCTGTACGCCGGAGTACGCGGCGGACTGCGCGGCGGTCGGGCTGAAGTAG